gagtcagacgGCCCACTCATCTGCCAGTCCACTCCCCAGAGGGTTGCAATGGTTTCCCTGGCCTGGCGGGAGCCAGGGACTggggactccacccaggtctcccaggggcttGGCAGGGACCTGAGAGCTGGCGCcatccctgccgcctcccagggtgtgcgtcggctggagcctggagcagaGTGGAGGCTCAGACCCAGCACGCTGATGTGGAACACTGGAGTTGTAACCAGTGTATGTTCTCTGGTTTttctggtggtggggggtggtttatgtgtttagttgaaaggcacagtggcagggggagaggagggtgagagagagagagagatgtatctttcatcctctggttcactccacaaatggtcacaatagccaggctgggctgggcgagTCTCtgacgcgggtggcagggacccaaatgctcgagctgcctcccaggtacattggcaggaagatggactTGGAACGAGGCTCTGGGGTTCAAAGCAGCACTTTGATGGGCGATGCGGGGGTGCGCAGCTCTAGGAGTGCATTTTCGGCTCAGGACATCCATCCTCCGTATTAGCTCCGTGACCCTGTGTGGCCTCTTCCTGGAGTTTTCTGTCCCTACTGAAATGAATGTCCTGagtgttttaatttctgtgacttttctgatgaggttttgttttgctttaagcaCTAAGCACGCAGGCTGAGCCTGCACGGACAGGCGGAGTCTCCGGAGAGACCGCACTGGTCTGCGTCcctgccggggtgggggtggggtggggtggtgcccGGGGCTCCTCCCTCAGCCCTCACCGACGTGGCTGAGCTCCTTTCTGGACAGTTTTCTCATCTTCTGTGCTCTGTggatgttcttttctttctttttctttttgtatttttaaatatatatttcttagagagagagaggtcttccatccgctcagtCACTCCTCAgtgggccacagtggctggagctgtgcccatccgaagccaggagccaggagcttcttccaggtctcccatgtgggtgcaggggcccaagcacttgggccatcttccactgctttcccaggccacagcagagagctggatcggaagtggagcagctgggtctcaaaccggcgcccatgtgggatgccagcactgcaggcggtggctttaactgtACGCCACACCGCTGGCCCCTGGACGTTCTTATTTCCGTCATGATTTTTGGTTTCCAGAATTCTCTGCTCTTTCCTCTTCCGAGTGTCCCTGGACCTGACGGTTTCTCACTGCCCCAGGAGCTGCCAGTGCCTGCGTTTCCGGTGCTCCCGCTCCCTCCTCTTCCCAGATCCTCGGTTTCTTTCCATCTCCAGGGCTTTGATGGCCCAGATCCGAGTCTTGGTTGGCTGCTCGTCCTGCAGAGGGGAACGCTGAGGCTGGTCCGATGCGCCCTGCACGTGGGCGGGTGCGTGGGCAGGGCTGCCTCTTCCTGGGGCAGCCTGCTAGGTTCTGTGGGGGACTCGGGCACTGCATCTCAGGGTCACTGCCGCCACTGGAGCAGACGCCTCCAGGCTCCCGCCAGTATCCTTGGtgtgctgctgcttcctgccgGCCTCGCCTCTCCACACACTGGGTGTCATGCTGGCTGCCATGGAGAGCTCCTGACTTGGGGGTCTGGACATGAACCTCCCAGCAGTCATTCAGATCAGCTGCGTGCCCCTCTGCAGACCCTGGTGCCCTCCCACACCAGGGGCCCTGTGTCTGCTCCCTGCTGTCCCgggcctccctcctgcccgcTTGCCCCGTGTCCTCCCAGGGCACGGTGGCGCCAGCAGTGTGGAAATTTGCTCGGCTTCTGGcaggaggggtgggtggggcgggggagggcagggggaagTGAGCGTGGAGGTGGAGGTGCACGTGCGGCACGGCGGACTGCAGGCCCCACGGCAGTCTGTGGATTCTGATTCTGATATTTTGAtgtgtttacttttttgaattaAGCTGTGTTATCTGGAAATATTTAATggaaattgctttttcttttcaggGCTTGTCAATGAGGCAGATTAGATTCAGGTTCGATGGGCAACCAATTAACGAAGCGGACACACCTGCGCAGGTATGAGCCCGTGGCGCCCCAGGGCTGCTCTGGTCTGCATGGGTGGGCGTCGCTGCCGTTTGGAGTACAGACTTGAAAATTACTGCTTGGTGCTCTTATGGCATACCTCACTTTTTTCTTATtagatttctaaattttaaaactttgacGTTCGAGTTTTCAACTGAAGACCATTCTTTGTCAGACATAGTCCTTCTGTTTGGAGATGGCCCGATGGCTGGGCCCAGGGCGGTCAGCACAGGCGGCGCCCAGCACGCAGCCCCTGCGCAGAGCGGTTCAGAGCCTGTCCCGCTGGTTGCTGGGACGCCTGGCGTCCGGTTTCATCCGTGTGTAGCTACGCGACCGCCTGCTTTCGCGTTTTGCTGCCGTGGTGTGAGTGAGAACAAGTGAACGCGAGGGCCCTTCGGAATTCTGGGAAGTGAGTTCTGAGACACCTGTGCGTGGAATTGGAAATTGcttttgtaccagaataaactttaaagatttatgtatttattttgaaaaagttacagagaaaggcagagacagagatttttcacctgctggttcatttcccaggtggCTACACTGGccaacgctgggccaggccaaagccaagagcttcttctgggtctccatgtgggtggcagcggcccgAACACTtggcatcttccagtgctttccccggcacatcagcggagacctggatgggaagtggagccgctgggacatgaaccggcacccacatgggtgccagcattacaggcggaggtttaaccttctgtgccacagcgccagggtGCAATTTACTACTTTTtagaagatttctttcatttgaaagagtgatagagctGAGACAGAGATatcgattgatcttccatctgctggtttactctccaaatggccacaatggtcagggctgggccaggccaaagccagagcctggaactccatccaggtctcccacgtgagtgcaggggcccaagcatttggcccatcttctgctgccttcccaggtacattagcagggagtggatcattAGGCCTCAgacgcgcccatatgggatgcccgtgttgcagtttgcggcttaacctgctgcaccacaatgcagaccccaacataaagttatcttttagttccattttcccgtGAAGTTTCTGAAAACCCTCAAACATCTTACCCTCAGTAAGAAAGctttttaagaaaacatataTGTGACTCGATACATTATGTTATAGGGTATCACATGGTAGTTAAAAAGAACTTTGGGCTTATGAGTagaagttttgttgtttttaaatttatttatttgacagagagagagaggcaaagacagatcttctatctgctggttcactttctaaatacctacaacagctggggctgggccagtctgaagccaagagcccagtactccgtctgggtctcctatgcggatggcagggacctaactgctagagccatcactgtggcctcACGGGGTGTGCCTTAATAGGATGCTGGAATGGAAACACAGAAACTGGGTCTCGAACCCGGGCACTGCGGCACATGGGCGTTCCAAgcagtgtcctttttttttttttttttaaatttatttgaaaggtagagttacagacagagacagagagaaaggtcttccttccgttggttgatcccccaaatgggtgctacggccggcgctgcgccgatccaaagccaggagccaggtgcttcctcctggtctcccatacagatgtggggtccaaggacctgggccatcctctactgccttcccaggccacagcagagagctggactggaagaggagcaaccgggacagaacccagggtgccggcactgcaggcggaggattagcctagtaagccgcagcaccagccccaagcagtgtcttaactgcttagCAGATGCCTGCCTCTAGAAGTTAAGTTCAAGTGCAGCTCTTGTCACTTGTCAGTCGATAACCTTGGGATCCAGAGCAGCTGAATCTCGAGTCTCAGTTTGTTCTGTCTGTAGAATGGCGATCATACCTGATTTCCTGCCTACCATGCTGTGAGAATCCATGGGAATGCCTTAAGTGAAAGTATTGTTGCCAAGTATATTCAGCATTTAATAAATACTGAAAACTTGTTTGCAATAATCGTTTAATTTCGGGCCACTTGAAACCCTACACTGTTGAGATGGGCTGTGCCGTGCAGGGGCTCCCAGCTGTCATAGGCTGCTGGAACCcagcagggcctgagccaggaggggccaggcaggagcagaggggctgcagggccgGGGAACAGAGGCCCCGCGTCCCTGTGCAGTGCTGCTGCTTCCAGCCTCCACTCCCTGTGTGACCCTGGCAGGAGCTCCCTTTTGTTCAGGGAATGAAAAAGATCAGCATAGAAGTTTTGGGCCCAGGGTGTCAGAAGAGAAGCCAGCAGGAAGTGTTGGTGACCCCGTGCCCTGGCCTCTGAAAGAAGAGGGCATCGAGGAAGGGGCGGCGTCAGCCTGGGACCCTGTCCTCAGCACAGCCCTTGCCCCATGGCCGTTGTCCTCAGCACAGCCCTTGCCCCATGGCCGTTCTTGTTAACGTTGGACTCGCTCTGAGGTGCACGGTGCCCATGGGCCAGTAACGGAGTGTTCTCAGTGGGAATCTGTTTGTGTGATTCCCAGGAAGAATTAGACGTCCTACTTTATGTTTGATTGCCCCAGTGCTTAGCTTCGAGAATCTGGTGAACTCTGCAGCTCCACCATGGCCCCTCATCTTGCACGGGACAGAGGGGTGGGGCCTCGCAGTGGGGATGAGGTTCGGAGACACCAGGACAGGGAAAACTAACGggcttctctctgtgtacctgGCACCGTGACTGACAGCTGGAGATGGACGACGAGGACACCATCGACGTGTTCCAGCAGCAGACGGGCGGTGTGACCAGCCGCTTGCAGGGGCGTGGCCTGTTTTCCATCCTTGCGTTTGCTGTTGAATAGTGAGACCATGCAGTCACAAAGGAGTCTGCAGAAACTCAAGGACATGCAGCGAAATGACTTCCTCTCTGGCTCAAACTCTTCTCTGCAGGGACGAATCCACGACTGAAATGGGGCCAATCAGAATTGTTATCTTTGTTTAGGTAAAATGAGTTTTTggggtttttcatttttatttgtcccCTCCTTTGCTCCCCAAACCTGTGGCCTGAGTGTGGGTTCTCGAGGACGGGCCTTGGCTCCCCTGTGCC
Above is a genomic segment from Lepus europaeus isolate LE1 chromosome 2, mLepTim1.pri, whole genome shotgun sequence containing:
- the SUMO3 gene encoding small ubiquitin-related modifier 3, coding for MSEEKPKEGVKTENDHINLKVAGQDGSVVQFKIKRHTPLSKLMKAYCERQGLSMRQIRFRFDGQPINEADTPAQLEMDDEDTIDVFQQQTGGVTSRLQGRGLFSILAFAVE